The Methylomonas sp. UP202 DNA window TCGGCCGCGTAAGCGTTCAGCACGTCCAATGTACCGTCGCTGGAGCCGCCGTCGACGATGACGATTTCATCGGGGCGCAAGCTTTGCCGCAAGAAAGCGTCCAGCAATTGCCGAATGCTTTCGCGTTCGTTTAACACCGTGGAAATGATGGCTATAGTTGGTCTTTGCATGGGCTGCACACTTACCTTTTGGGGTTGATCGGAGCGACTCCGCCGCTACAAAGGATTGTCGAAATAGTCGCCGTCGAGTCCGCTACGATACCAAGCTTCCGTTACGGCGGCGGGTAACGGCGGCTCGCTAAAAACATGGTAACGATTGCCCTGCGACGGCAGGGCCTCGTAACCCAGGTCGCGAAACACCGACGTCAGCCAGGGCGCCGCGACCTCCAGGTTGATCCAGGTCATACCGATTTCCCGCCAGTAGGCATATAGGCGATAAAGCAAGGCCGGCAGGGCTTCGCTGTCGTCGAGCCGGTAAAACACATCGCGCAACACCGCCATGTCGATCCCGTCGCCGAAGGCTTGCCGGTGCCAGACGGCGTAAGCTCTCAATCGCCCGCTAGCGTCGCGCAAACCCATTAGTTTCAACGGACAAGTCGGAAAATCGAATATACGCCAATTCAAATACCGGCTGCTTCTTTCCAGACAGGAGACATAGCCGCCGCGTGCCTGGTTCCACAATACGTCGTACTCGTCGCCGCAACGGGTTTCCTCGGTCAGATTGAAGCCGGCGCGGCGCAGTTTGGCATCGCGAAGCAATAGACTCAAATCGAACAGCGAGCCGATGATTCGGCCGGCCGAAGTGCCG harbors:
- a CDS encoding GNAT family N-acetyltransferase codes for the protein MSKPDQADNFSYSFIGPADIPDCIQVVLNSFTEFQQTPECVGDWLERRILNNPWQAAFPGIGVGVRDQGKLIGFRAIFAQPWWLDGQSTVIAFAANTSVDSTYRGRGIGTELIDQCRHFAAMTSSTSAGVVTQKAYRKLGYAAIGGDSNDFFRLRSSFKASWQKRVGTSAGRIIGSLFDLSLLLRDAKLRRAGFNLTEETRCGDEYDVLWNQARGGYVSCLERSSRYLNWRIFDFPTCPLKLMGLRDASGRLRAYAVWHRQAFGDGIDMAVLRDVFYRLDDSEALPALLYRLYAYWREIGMTWINLEVAAPWLTSVFRDLGYEALPSQGNRYHVFSEPPLPAAVTEAWYRSGLDGDYFDNPL